One Armatimonadia bacterium DNA window includes the following coding sequences:
- a CDS encoding ABC-three component system protein, with the protein MDSFRSAHYTSRLDIYLYRAFGAAFQTLFWDIMGRRYGDQFLMPKPWGAVGDFSCDGFLVPEKRCFACYGPERMSPHECTEKITNDFRGAMEHWCDQYAFENWTFVHNARQGLPPQAVQALYALDQEHEDVAVGHWGPSKLERIVAELSDDDAAAIFGAPPALADFASLGYGDLEAVLDHVGEASPVPPRWIRPVPASKITANGLSDAVVTLLRAGERWAPRVHEFISSYYDAMYGERICTRFGQEYAVLKEQHLSPDEIYHRLMVFAGGDLLAPAKRCCAVYAVLTYLFDACEIFEAPRGTERP; encoded by the coding sequence ATGGACAGTTTCAGGAGCGCCCACTATACTAGCAGGCTCGACATCTACCTGTATCGTGCCTTCGGGGCAGCCTTCCAGACTCTCTTCTGGGACATAATGGGCCGCCGGTACGGCGATCAGTTCCTGATGCCCAAGCCCTGGGGGGCCGTGGGCGACTTCTCCTGCGATGGCTTTCTTGTGCCAGAGAAGCGCTGCTTTGCCTGCTATGGCCCCGAGAGGATGAGCCCGCACGAGTGCACCGAGAAGATCACTAACGACTTCCGGGGCGCGATGGAGCACTGGTGCGATCAGTATGCTTTCGAGAACTGGACCTTTGTCCACAACGCTCGCCAAGGGCTTCCCCCCCAGGCCGTGCAGGCACTGTACGCACTGGACCAGGAACATGAGGACGTCGCTGTCGGGCACTGGGGGCCATCCAAACTTGAGCGCATCGTGGCTGAACTCTCGGACGATGACGCTGCTGCGATATTCGGTGCCCCTCCCGCTCTGGCTGATTTTGCCAGTCTGGGCTACGGGGACCTAGAGGCCGTCCTCGACCACGTGGGAGAGGCGAGCCCCGTGCCCCCGCGGTGGATTCGTCCGGTGCCGGCGAGCAAGATCACTGCAAATGGCCTGTCGGATGCGGTTGTCACGCTTCTTCGGGCTGGAGAGCGCTGGGCCCCGCGCGTGCATGAGTTCATCTCAAGCTACTACGATGCGATGTACGGTGAGAGGATCTGTACTCGCTTTGGGCAAGAGTACGCTGTCCTGAAGGAGCAGCACCTGTCGCCTGATGAGATCTATCACCGGCTCATGGTTTTCGCCGGCGGCGACCTTCTGGCCCCGGCCAAACGCTGCTGCGCTGTGTACGCGGTACTCACCTATCTGTTCGACGCCTGTGAGATATTCGAGGCGCCGCGGGGCACTGAACGACCATGA
- a CDS encoding carbohydrate binding domain-containing protein, protein MMRPSLFLPLPFLLLSPCLAQQPSLKLATNRPGNLYDYLTPVTVSVSATGLTAPQWTLMDFDRKTAASGKVSLTDGKGTISLGRLPLGYYELTCAEGPTTARLPLGVIRDHSAAPPRDTRLNTDSSIVWNSRREDFEALAQILRIAGVGWARDRFSWGGTEPQKGVIDYQQYDPCAEAYAKAGVRHYSLFHDTPGWTRGNNPATKNPTDLREVYAFTKRLAQHYKGRVRAWEIWNEPDIPHFWPDLGDTLAGLQKAAYLGFKAGDPDLMILQSSFCRGYCNFDECLMEAGAKDYFDIFNWHVYAPPEGYPRVLGQYLELLDRYGCADRPVWLSEAGIRVEATEPGGELNAAAERAQAEFVPKCFAYSLAAGTDRAFFFIYPYYLERGVQFGSMRRDLSPRPGFIAIAAAVDLLGEAKYLGQYPLEKASALAFETPRGKVLVVWSEKPQTVEFAAPATVKVADLFGRETNPALSEGKLNLTAGPAPQYVIGLGDDLTAHLTGEVRPAGKLPDNHPCPVVVRGQAQVPTIDKARNCYLITSEPFKYTVEVCNLTDAAPARGEIALEVPAGWTSEPRKVTVSLEPMGRAVLEFTLSGEVPVGSVRKVWVRPSFPGVQGTTVQPSVSYLGLDANRVKPRETLDLKLGDPKRWVVNVAGNGKQEIVAGSEGGIRSTISFAGPGDRWCYPQAKFDPPADFSHYDGIAFEYRCHGDDDSTVVRPQLIEQGGSLYHIMSDWKATQAWTTRQFPFSDTEWASFSAADANGKLDLDKIVSLRLGLNTTKDKVWLEVRNVRLIKF, encoded by the coding sequence ATGATGCGCCCGTCACTCTTTCTGCCGCTGCCCTTTCTGCTCCTGAGCCCGTGTCTCGCCCAGCAGCCCAGCCTCAAGCTGGCGACCAATCGCCCCGGTAACCTCTACGACTACCTAACGCCGGTGACCGTCTCCGTCAGTGCCACCGGCCTGACCGCGCCCCAGTGGACGCTCATGGACTTCGACCGCAAGACCGCCGCCTCCGGCAAGGTGAGCCTGACCGACGGCAAGGGCACGATCTCCCTGGGCCGGCTGCCGCTGGGCTACTACGAATTGACCTGCGCCGAAGGGCCAACCACCGCCAGGCTGCCGCTGGGTGTGATCAGGGACCATTCCGCTGCCCCGCCACGGGACACGCGGCTGAACACGGACTCCTCGATCGTCTGGAACTCGCGGCGTGAGGACTTCGAGGCCCTGGCGCAGATCCTGCGCATCGCCGGGGTCGGCTGGGCTCGCGACCGCTTCTCCTGGGGCGGCACCGAGCCCCAGAAGGGCGTCATCGACTACCAGCAGTACGACCCCTGTGCCGAGGCCTACGCGAAGGCCGGTGTACGCCACTACAGCCTCTTCCACGACACCCCCGGCTGGACCCGCGGCAACAACCCGGCCACCAAGAACCCCACCGACCTGCGCGAGGTGTATGCCTTCACCAAGCGCCTCGCCCAGCACTACAAGGGCCGAGTGAGGGCCTGGGAGATCTGGAACGAGCCGGACATCCCGCACTTCTGGCCGGACCTGGGCGACACTCTTGCGGGGCTGCAGAAGGCCGCCTACCTGGGGTTCAAGGCCGGTGACCCCGACCTGATGATCCTCCAGTCCTCCTTCTGCCGCGGGTACTGCAACTTCGACGAGTGCCTGATGGAAGCGGGCGCGAAGGACTACTTCGACATCTTCAACTGGCACGTCTACGCTCCGCCGGAGGGCTATCCCAGGGTGCTGGGGCAGTACCTCGAGCTTCTCGACAGGTACGGCTGCGCAGATCGGCCGGTGTGGCTCAGTGAGGCCGGTATCCGCGTCGAGGCCACGGAGCCCGGTGGTGAGCTGAACGCAGCCGCTGAACGTGCCCAGGCTGAGTTCGTGCCCAAGTGCTTCGCCTACAGCCTCGCGGCCGGGACAGACCGGGCCTTCTTCTTCATCTACCCCTACTACCTGGAGCGGGGTGTGCAGTTCGGCTCGATGCGCCGGGACCTGTCACCGCGACCGGGATTCATCGCCATCGCCGCCGCGGTCGACCTGCTCGGCGAGGCCAAGTACCTGGGCCAGTATCCGCTGGAGAAGGCCTCTGCGCTGGCCTTCGAGACCCCGCGGGGCAAGGTGCTCGTGGTCTGGAGCGAAAAGCCGCAGACCGTGGAGTTCGCAGCCCCGGCGACGGTGAAGGTAGCTGATCTCTTCGGCCGCGAGACGAATCCCGCGCTCTCCGAGGGCAAGCTGAATCTGACGGCCGGCCCGGCGCCGCAGTATGTGATCGGCCTCGGCGACGACCTGACCGCTCATCTGACCGGCGAGGTCCGCCCGGCAGGCAAGCTCCCGGACAATCACCCCTGCCCGGTGGTGGTACGTGGACAGGCGCAGGTGCCGACCATCGACAAGGCCCGCAACTGCTACCTGATCACCTCGGAGCCCTTCAAGTACACCGTGGAGGTGTGCAATCTGACCGATGCCGCACCCGCGCGGGGAGAGATCGCGCTGGAAGTGCCCGCCGGCTGGACCAGCGAGCCCCGGAAGGTGACTGTGTCGCTGGAGCCTATGGGCCGAGCAGTGCTGGAGTTCACCTTGAGCGGAGAGGTGCCGGTAGGGAGCGTACGCAAAGTCTGGGTGCGCCCCAGCTTCCCGGGCGTGCAAGGTACGACGGTGCAGCCCTCGGTCTCCTACTTGGGCCTGGACGCGAATCGCGTGAAGCCCCGGGAGACGCTGGACCTGAAGCTGGGTGACCCGAAGCGGTGGGTGGTGAACGTGGCGGGCAACGGGAAGCAGGAGATCGTTGCGGGGTCGGAAGGCGGCATCCGGTCCACGATCAGCTTCGCCGGACCGGGCGACCGCTGGTGCTATCCGCAGGCGAAGTTCGACCCGCCGGCGGACTTCTCGCACTATGACGGCATCGCCTTCGAGTACCGCTGCCACGGGGACGACGACAGCACGGTAGTGCGCCCGCAATTGATCGAGCAGGGCGGCTCACTGTACCATATTATGTCCGACTGGAAGGCGACGCAGGCCTGGACGACGAGGCAGTTCCCCTTCAGCGACACGGAGTGGGCCAGCTTCTCAGCGGCTGATGCCAACGGGAAGCTGGACCTAGACAAGATCGTGTCGCTACGCCTCGGGCTGAACACAACGAAGGACAAGGTGTGGCTTGAGGTCCGCAACGTGCGGTTGATCAAGTTCTGA
- a CDS encoding ABC-three component system middle component 6 — protein MILPTKHLPEHRSLLAVGARILLALDTPGTVSQVWETLRADEGVGTAPSCLSYDWFVLALDCLYAMGLVEMHDGTLRRQPR, from the coding sequence ATGATACTCCCAACCAAGCACCTCCCGGAACACCGATCGCTCCTGGCGGTAGGGGCCAGGATACTGCTAGCCCTCGACACTCCAGGAACCGTCTCCCAAGTGTGGGAGACCCTCCGTGCTGACGAGGGCGTCGGCACCGCACCCTCCTGCTTGTCCTATGACTGGTTCGTGCTTGCCCTCGACTGCCTCTACGCCATGGGCCTTGTTGAGATGCATGACGGCACGCTCCGGAGACAGCCGAGATGA
- a CDS encoding carbon-nitrogen hydrolase family protein — MMSPQPITIAAVQPAVATCSDDHPRMVAKAWELVAKAADQGAQLLVLPECFNAIGLDPEETKRQSQQAEAFVDAARERCRQLGVWLLLPVIEQRGDLRFNAAHLIAPSGEIAFTYDKTHLTITERRDLGLTPGEWIPVVDTPLGRLGVMICYDVYFPEVARLLSLRKAEVILFPSLQRSDTPERCMLMSRVRAMDCACHLVRAGYGLPATEAYTPGKVYGQSCVIAPDGTVLADAGLHEGLALAQVDPHTPWTRHRCSGAPPEPVRDFLQEDRRPELYGDLTRPTSTPLST; from the coding sequence ATGATGAGTCCACAACCCATCACAATTGCCGCGGTGCAGCCCGCGGTGGCAACCTGCAGCGACGACCATCCCAGGATGGTCGCGAAGGCCTGGGAACTCGTGGCCAAAGCCGCCGACCAGGGCGCCCAACTGCTCGTCCTCCCCGAGTGCTTCAACGCCATCGGCCTCGACCCCGAGGAGACAAAGCGTCAGTCCCAGCAGGCCGAAGCCTTCGTCGATGCAGCCCGGGAGCGCTGCCGACAACTCGGCGTCTGGCTCCTGCTCCCCGTCATCGAGCAGCGGGGCGACCTGCGCTTCAACGCCGCCCACCTGATCGCACCCTCCGGCGAGATCGCCTTCACCTATGACAAGACCCACCTGACCATCACCGAGCGCCGCGACCTGGGCCTCACACCCGGCGAGTGGATCCCCGTCGTCGATACGCCCCTCGGCCGCCTCGGCGTCATGATCTGCTACGACGTCTACTTCCCCGAGGTCGCCCGCCTGCTGTCCCTGCGGAAGGCCGAGGTCATCCTGTTCCCCTCCCTCCAGCGCTCCGACACCCCCGAACGGTGTATGCTGATGAGCCGGGTGCGGGCGATGGACTGCGCCTGCCACCTCGTGCGTGCCGGCTACGGCCTCCCGGCGACCGAGGCCTACACCCCCGGCAAGGTCTACGGGCAAAGCTGTGTGATCGCGCCCGACGGAACCGTGCTGGCCGACGCCGGCCTCCATGAAGGCCTGGCCCTGGCACAGGTCGACCCGCACACACCCTGGACCCGACACCGCTGCAGCGGAGCACCTCCCGAGCCCGTCCGCGACTTCCTCCAGGAAGACCGCCGCCCGGAACTCTACGGGGACCTCACGCGACCCACTTCGACCCCCCTAAGCACCTGA